DNA sequence from the Phoenix dactylifera cultivar Barhee BC4 chromosome 13, palm_55x_up_171113_PBpolish2nd_filt_p, whole genome shotgun sequence genome:
GAGGCTTTCGACTTGACTGTAGCTTTCTTACAGTGCTTAAAATGTTTTCTCCTAATGCATCTTTTGCGCTAGTACTTCCTGCACGATCTACACTTTTTCCCTTTCCCTTGCCCAAAAGGTGACTCCCTTTTGAGCTGCCAGAACTGCTGCCAGCATCCTTTTGCAGACTAAATTTGTTCCTCAGATTGGCATTGCAGGCATCTGTTAGTTCCTTCTGTTTCTGAGCATCAGGGCAGAGTCTAGCCAGTTCAGGAACAAGATGGGACAGGCCAAACTGCTCAACATAAGAAAGGTATTCCCAGGTGTTGATTAGTCCTTGACGATATTCAGCGGATATGGTCTTAAATGCAGCATATTTATCCTCATCCATTCCTAGGCCAGAACGGATCCTTTCTACCAAAGTCTTGTTTGCAGTGTGAACATCCTCCACATTGGGCAGAGATTGGTTGCTCATAGGCAACACCTGGTTTCCACTCATAGCAGAAACCATACTAGATGTAGCTTGGTTTGAAAATCGTCCCTCAACAAGGCTTGGAGCTGATGCAGAATGCCTCATCTTATTTGTGCTGTTCAACTTCCAAGCAGGATTGGCAGATAGAGGTGATACGGACCCATTATCTCTTGCTGGTTTTGTTGCCATCCGAGGCTGAGAATTTGAACTTGGTGTTTGTCCATGTGTTGGTGCTGTTCTGATCTGAGAGCTTGTAGAACTAGAAGAGAGACTCTCATGGTAATCTGATGGCCTTGCCTTAGCAGAGTTAACTGCCACAGAGGCCCTGCTACGTTGATGGAGACGAGCTGCAAGGGTATTTTTTGCCAAACTTTCTAGTCCGCGTGTAGCTTTTGGTTTACTGCTCTTACTTGCACCAGGTAGAGGAGGAAATGATTCTTCTCCAAGACGGGCAGCACTCCTTGAGCTTTGACTAAGAGCCTGAGCATACCTAGATGAAGGTTCAGGTAGCTCCCTATCTccaaggggagggaaggaagatTCTTCTAAAAATGGAGTGGTCCGAGAGCTTTGGCTCTGTGTTGCAGAAGATCTTGAACGTGACTCAGGACCTGAATTGATAGATACTGACTCCAGGGAACCTGTAACTGTGTGACCTTGACTTGTCTCCCCACGCTCGGTAACTGGAACAGCACTAGAAGAAGAATCACGAACTCTGAGATCTGCAATTGCTGTCTCCAGGCTTGCTTGAATTGCCATTGCAAGTTGGTTGCTAGATGGTTCAGGACGAAATCCACGACCTCTTCCCCGTCGCTGTTCTTGTTCATTTCGTCGAAATCTGAAGCTAGTCGGTATCTAAATTAAAGAGGTGAACAAAATCAGGATATTGATGGATAGTATGTAAATAAAGCAAACCTAGCCAAAATCAGCGTCTTCAATACTCATTTGGAAGGTCAACACAacaaatttgtaccaaaataaaGCAAAAGAACTTGAGAATGCAATTGTTGCATGCCTGAAGTGCAGCATTCCGCTTAGAACGAGACATGTTACCCCCATGCTCGATAGTATTATGCCTCTGTTAACAAATTTAAACAGCATATCACCTTAGATCTGATATTTAACAATATAAAGAAATATTAACAAGGACATGTTGCTAAAAATATATTCATTGCATAAACTTACCTTCATTTCAGCTTCTGTTTGGAACACAACAAACTTCTTTGCCAAGCAAGCGTCATTCTCACATAGGAAATGCTCTTGGCGGAAATGCATCTGGGTGGATTAGCATTTAGCAATATAACCAAAACTCTTTATATTAAttgacataaataaataaaaaaaatccaaaagccTATAAAATGCTAGATCTGCATGTTGATATCCAAGCGAACCCGTCCAGTTTCCTTTGCCAGACCTACAGGTGCCAGCAGAACATGTGACCTACAAGGGTGGGTCCAACAAAAGAAACGGTACATGTAGCACACAAATCACAAGATGTACATGTCTAGACTTTGTGTCTAGATCTAGCATTCCCCTAATTGCTGTGGGAAAATAACATTTGAATATATTATACCTCTAGGTCATCGTAATTTCTGTAATAATCATACTGCCCAGGATGTTGCCTGTTGTGGTAACAGTAGACATTAAACATGAAGTTTTGAGTATAAATTGATCGATTTAAGAGTAAAAAGTATAAAAGAAAAGGTACCTCTGGCATATATGGCAAGTATAATGTTCTGTTGACATGTGAGTGTACAGTTCATTATCTCCATAAAATGGGTTCCTGCAGAACTCACACATGGGATGCCCCATAAAGCCACCACGTTCACTCTCACTACCATCCACCTCCGAATCACCAGTGCTTATGTGTTGATTCAGTTGTGATCTAGTGTAAAGCTTTTGTTCACAAATAAATACCTGCTTAAAATTTCCATGCGAAATCAGCAATGCACAGAAAAAGTGTTCACAAAATCATTGACATAATTCACAcagaaaaatacaaaatttcTGAAAGAAGATCAACATCTAGAAGGGGGCATTGCAAAGCTAGTCTTCTACAAGTCATCCTGAATAAGGACAACTTTCATGTGAGATTTCATAAGCATCGTGCATGTTCCAAAAACACAACCCACCTTAAGAAAGAATCCTCTACATAAAGCCAATTCCTACCCACATTCACCTGCACTAGAGTATCGGACATCCATTACAACTACAAACCACACGGCTGAACAGACGCATACCCTCTGTTGCAGCCACTGTGAATCAAAGCTAATTATCTAAGAGCATGTCCACTTGATACCCAGCTGATAGTGTTCATCAAGTCTAACTTCAAACAACAGAAGTTATAAATCACTCGATGTCAGAAAAAGTAGCTATTTTCAAACTCAGGAGTTCCATTCGTAGTATGTATACCTCCCCAAAGGCCCAGATTACATGATGcaaattgtcttcttaatatatcTGTTAACCTTTCCAGCGACCTAAAACTGTTGAGAGATTTTCATCAAACTTAGGCCAATCAATGGCTGACGCAACTGTCATGTATTAGGATGGGGACTAAAACAGTTAAGCAAAGAGGTTCTTCCCATTTACCCAATCAACATACCGAATATGCTCTTTGGGAAGAGACAATAATCAGATATATTTGTCCCAAACAGTTGCTTCTGATTACCTTTTACTCCAAGACTCTAAAAATGCCTAAAAACCTCTAGAAGATTGATCTCCAAAAATCCCCTACCAACAAATCAAATTTGAACAGGCATTCAAATAATTAAAAGTGCTTCCAAAACTTCAAACTCTACGACAAATTAAAAGATGGTTTCCTGATTGGCCATCATCATTAAGCCGGGAACAAAGGTATAAATTTCAATGACTGTCATTTTAACACTTATAAATTGAGAAGTTTAGAGGATTGCCATTCTGATCTACCACTTTGGCCAAacaaaatcaactcatctgCAGTAAATGCCATCCGCTTTGAATTTGAGCTAGGAGTTTTTAGGTGTTGCACTAACAACATGACTTAGGAGAAAGGTCCCAAACTTTGATGGATCAGTAAAACAGCCATTCTTCATTACACACTTTTTGCCATATAATATTCTAGAATCACAACCTGATTGTTTTCCACTGATGAATAATGTTAACCAGAAGTTAACTCGTAAATTCACTATGCTTCTCCCCATTGGCCCACACTCAATTGTCCTGTGAAGTCAGCAAAAAGTCACATTCTAATGAAATATAGCTTACTTATGATGTCAAATGCGTCAACTATTTATCAGATGATGGTTATCTAGCATAGGCAACATATTGCTATCTTAGAAAGAAAACAAGAGTGCAAACCAGAAAGGTAAAGATAAAAGGACAATAAAGTGAATAGCACCAACTAACCAGAAGGTAATTACCCCAAGATAAAGAAGGCtaaggagaaaaaaaggagaGCAGGGGAACACATACGAACAGCAATGGCCCAAATATAATGCAGGTTAGTACATCTCTGTAAAAGTTCAAACCAGTGAAGTAATATTGAGTTCAAATATTTACTTCAAACAAATCAAAGATCAAATAAAATACTACACTCTTTAGCAAAAGCGAGGAACATTACGAGATGGAATGTAACAAAATTTTCTCTAATCTTATAAGGGGCATATAGAGAATATTTTTCCTCATGAGCCAGACATCATTGAAGGAAAGAtagataaaaattaaatttcctCCTCTATTTTATATTCCTACCACTAACAAATTATTGCTTATGTCACAAGATCTTCCAGTGTTTTCATCTTACAGTTCAAAttgcatattttatatttatttttgttatttactAACTACACAAGACTTCCACCACGGGTAAGTCTAGAGAAGCTTTAGGAGCAAGATACAGTACATCCAAAGGTTAATCGAGTATCGAAATTTCGGGAAGCCATAATTTGTAATCCAGAAAAAATTTGGTATGACTAAAGAAAAAGTTGATGTAAAAAATCAAGATCTAGCTACTGctcaaatttgaaattttttaatatatttttattatttttgtaatttttatctttttctagtTAGAAGAGGAAGCCAACCTGATTTGGGCCAGACTTCACTCGCATAAAAAGAGCGAAGTTTTTTCCTCTTCTAACTGGAAGAAGAATTTGCCTCAAATAAAGAGATTAGACCTCTACAGAATAGTAAAAACCTCGCAGTTTCTCCTTTTTTAGCTAGAAGTAACAATCCAACTAAAATACAAAGAACCTTACCAGAATAAATAGATGGTATATGTCATGGTTTTGAAGAATGGAAATGGAGCGGAATAGAAGAAGGGAATAGAGAATGAAGGTAAAGAGCACAACTTCTACTTTCCACCCACTAGAACTCCAACATAGGGGAATAGAGGGAATGAAAGCAAAGAGCATAGATTCTACTTTCCACTCATAAACCCCAAGAAAGGGAGTGAAAGCAAGAGCACAGACCCTACTTTCCACTTGTAATATGTACCACAATATGTGGatcataaaaaataatgaaagtaAGGATTTAGAGCCTCGCTTCTTAAAAttcttatatttattattttatttgagagattcgagttgagcaGGTTGAAGGAAATAAGTCTTTCTCCCTGATCAGATTAGTTCAGCATCAAGGATTA
Encoded proteins:
- the LOC103709642 gene encoding E3 ubiquitin-protein ligase hel2-like; amino-acid sequence: MDDSCAVCADALEWVAYGSCGHREVCSTCVVRLRFVLDDPRCCICKTECPIVFVTKALGDYTRVITDFSVFPANAAEGQVGQYWYHEGTQAFFDDVDHYRMIKAMCRLSCGVCDKSVEEQGSEGSKRRQRFRSIEQLKGHLFHQHRLFMCSLCLEGRKVFICEQKLYTRSQLNQHISTGDSEVDGSESERGGFMGHPMCEFCRNPFYGDNELYTHMSTEHYTCHICQRQHPGQYDYYRNYDDLEMHFRQEHFLCENDACLAKKFVVFQTEAEMKRHNTIEHGGNMSRSKRNAALQIPTSFRFRRNEQEQRRGRGRGFRPEPSSNQLAMAIQASLETAIADLRVRDSSSSAVPVTERGETSQGHTVTGSLESVSINSGPESRSRSSATQSQSSRTTPFLEESSFPPLGDRELPEPSSRYAQALSQSSRSAARLGEESFPPLPGASKSSKPKATRGLESLAKNTLAARLHQRSRASVAVNSAKARPSDYHESLSSSSTSSQIRTAPTHGQTPSSNSQPRMATKPARDNGSVSPLSANPAWKLNSTNKMRHSASAPSLVEGRFSNQATSSMVSAMSGNQVLPMSNQSLPNVEDVHTANKTLVERIRSGLGMDEDKYAAFKTISAEYRQGLINTWEYLSYVEQFGLSHLVPELARLCPDAQKQKELTDACNANLRNKFSLQKDAGSSSGSSKGSHLLGKGKGKSVDRAGSTSAKDALGENILSTVRKLQSSRKPQEEEVEILSKDGYRAARGQQKLPVGEAYINSDSVSMNLADSTGNRESLPNSTKSNQNSGDGGGSSKQHRKSAKFLRVRLGDGSAAALLDLGHANASPECTEDESTHNPSGGLPVRGVWRKGGGHRLFADSQKDPSK